In Rhopalosiphum padi isolate XX-2018 chromosome 3, ASM2088224v1, whole genome shotgun sequence, the genomic stretch ttataaatgcaaagGCGTAgaacaatataagtatatttaaatagctGTATTCGATCGTTTCTACACATCGATAGTGTGTACCACTGTAGCTATATTGtgcccatataatataatattaattatgtcacgcgattcgaataataatacatgtgattataaactataataccgTTGATTACCAACAcgatagtaatttataatcaatatataatatgctaatacgtatttaaaaacgatacacaacaacgtaataatattgtatactaacaaacacgataatataatatattataagttaatcgGCGAAAGATGCGTTTCTACCGTACGACACGTCGCGTCGTCCGcacataaattacaaatataaattaaatgataaattaaatactgtCGCAGCTATAAGGCTATagtatgcgtatatatatatataagagccgcttaatattatgtacaaaaactactgaaaaaaaaaatttatataaattaaaatctcgTCGTCGGGGTCGGATCGACTCAGACGACTACTACGACGACACCGGCGGCGGgcgtttgttgttgttgttgttgcgaCTGTTGCAGTTGTCGCGGTGATGTCGATGCGGCCGTGGTCGCGCTCGGTACGGTCGCCGCAGTTGTCGTCGTGGTCGTGATGTTCGCTACCGTCGCAgccaccgtcgtcgtcgtcgacgtcgCGGTTGCGGCCCCGGAGACGGCAGTGGTAGCGTCCGCGGCCGTGGTGGCTGCGGCCGCGGGACTGTCGCGGTGTCCGACGTCTTGCGCGCCGTCTTCGCCACCGTCGACGACCGTCAACTGACGGCGGTTGCCGTCATAGTCCTCGGCAGCCGTGATCTGCACGGACGGCACCATTTTCGGCTTGAATCCGCCGTACTCGATGTAAACGACCTTTGTGCGCGGCGGCTTGGCCGGCGAATACCCACCGCCGCCGACTCTGTTGGACACCGCGCCGGACGACTGCTGCAACACGTACCGCGACTTCCGGCCGCCGCCGTAGTAGTTGTTGTTGTGTTGCGCGTAGAACGGCGCCGGCCGCCCCCCGGGTTGCACCATCGACGACTTGACGTAGTACGTCCACGGCACCGGATATTGGGACGCCCACACCGGATGGCTGGGCCGGAACGGCGGCACCGGTTGGTGCTGCTTGCCCGCGGCGCCGACCGTCGGATCTTGGTCGTATTTGATCCCGATCACGTTGTCGCTTTCGCCGGCGTAGTCCGGTGAcggttgtttttgttgttgatGCTGCGGCTGGTGGTGAGCGTAGAAATTACCTCCGCCGTTGTTGTTGATGACGTCGTACGCGGACGGCGATTGCGTCCTGCTGTTGCGCCGCGAAGTCGGTCTACCGCCGTCCCTGGCGCGATAATAGTAGTTTGGCAGCTGTTGTTGTGGCGGATACTTGCCGGCGAAATTGTTGTGATAGTAGAACTGGCCACCGCCGTATTGCACGGGTAGCGGCGAGTACACGACCGGCACGTTGCTGTTGAGCTGCTGTTGCTGTAGTTGTAgatgttgctgttgttgttgctgttgttgctgctgttgttgttgttgttgctgttgttgttgttgttgttgttgttgctgctgctgctgatgCTGTTGCTGTTGCGCAAGGTTCTGTTGATAGTAGTAATGATACGAATATTGCTGCTGCAATTGATCGTCCTCATCGTTGTTTTTATTGCCGATGACATTGTTGTTGTACAAGTACGAAAGTTGAAGTTGTTGATCGGGGGCCTGTTGTTGTACCTGTTGGATCAATGACGGTTGCTGCAACTGTTCCGAGCCCAGTTCGGACGGCGGTTGTTGCTCGTTAGGTTTGGGTTGCCTTAGCTCCTGTTCGGGTTGTCGTAGCTCCCGTTCAGGTTGTAGTAGTTCCGATTCCGGTTGCAGACTTCCGATATACTTGTACTCCGGTTGAGGCTGACGCAAGTGTGAATCGACGAGGTGCTGTTCTGACGCGCTGGGCACGGGCACGATTTCAACCACTGTACGTTCTCGTCCGACGAGAGACGACAGCGAAGGTATCACCGAAATACTGTCGACGGCCATCGGCTGCTGCAGGGACGACGGTTGGGAAGGCCACACCGCGGACATTTGCGCCGAGGGCATCAGCAACGGGGCCAACAGcagttgttgttgctgttgccgATGCTTTTCGTCTTGttgaacattattatcattcaaCTGCAGCTGTAATGATagaataaaacagttttaatataCGTTCTAATTTCTATACAAGATAATATACATGGGTCTAGGACAAATCGACGCGgcttattatttagttatcgGATATTATATTTCCTTATCCATTACCATTATCAACGAAATAAAGATATGTgtaaatttcgaatatttaaaactttgcggcgaaatgtaaatattaatatattatttgccaAATTGCCAACACCAAAACGTGGCGCGACCGCAATGAAATCTAGGAATAATACGAAATcatgttttggttttttttttcgataacgTATATGAAAACTCTCTATTACAacacacataatatgataagaaGTAATCAACCATATAAATTATGGAGGCGCTAAGAACGTCCAAGCCATCCCTTTGTCCTCGGGCTTATCGTATTGTGCCGAAGTCAAAAGACGTTTATAAAACCAATCAGAAATATAGTCAAAACGTTTATTCGCGCGTGAGTCGTTATCGCGACCTTTAAAGCTGCCGTTTGTCAACAGAccggtataataataacgttattatgAACGAGAAAGGCGGAAAAAAAAGTACCGACTCAAGTGGCCGCGTGCATATAAGGATATAATAACGTATAGGTAAACACAGTGGGTATATGGCGACCTGTACGCGATATAGTGCGACTCGCGGGGCCGCGGCACGGTATACCAGTAAacgcgtttaatattatatatacgtatacctgtATACCTATATCGGCGGGCAAATCCACCGCGTTCGTATATAGAAATCTCtccgcgcgcgcacacacacacacgagcgAAAACAACTTTTGCGCGATCGTATTTTCGCGTCCGCGGTGTGTTTTCACTCGCGCTTTCTATACACACGACGGTGGCGGCCGCCGCAAAGTGTACACacactaaaaaacataatatacaaaaaccaGTCGGCGGTCTTTGACGCGATTCTTTGCACGCAGtcacacatatgtatatacactcGCACGACGGacataacaacatattatattattataacgaactAGCCCGAGGGCGACttgtgtgttattataatatcgccgGTGGTGTAGCGCGCACACGTGGGGCCGCCGCGTGTGTTTGTGTGCGCGCGCGACGTAAAGGGAAGACCGGTTTCGTGtcgagcacacacacacacacacacacacacacacacacacacacacacacacacacacacactcggcCGCGCGACGATACACGTGTTGCGTGCACACTTGCGGACATACGACGGGCCGCGGTGCGTTTAGCGCTGCAGGTAGTTTTCTAAACAGCATATAGGTGGCcgggtatatacatatatattatagttgtactaCTGGTGCGGTGCCGCAGAGTACCGGTAAgcagtatagtattattattattattatattttagtgtggAGCGACTCTCACTTTCTTTTCGGGGCCGCGCGGTTCGCACGTAAAAATTACCTGAGAGTTCGTGGAAACGCCGCCGCGCTCGGCTCTCTCGCGTCCCcctgagagagagagagagaatgagagagagcacacacacacaataggTATAGCTACCGCGCGCGCGATGGGAACCCGAAATCGCGGGCGCTCGCGGAAATCGATATGACGCGGGCACGACGCGCGTACATACCCATCCGACGGGGGTGCGGGACACGGGTGAGCCATCTCGCTGATGCAGCCGTTCCGGGGAATTCGACACGGCTGCACGAGAGGAGGACGCGCCCGCGGTCGCGGTTTGCGGCTTGCCTCGGCCACTACGGCGGCGAACTTGAGGTTTTTTTTCACGCGGATGGTCCGATTTTCGACCCGTCCGTGAGAGATCGACCGTTCGCCCCAAAACCCGAACCTTCATAATTTCAACGATATAAT encodes the following:
- the LOC132924462 gene encoding mediator of RNA polymerase II transcription subunit 15-like → MIFTTVKSYKIVQYHREMTSGLMRGAGYNGGGDVDTVMTKKKISGGHYHNCVPSLLQVTAAVAAILLVSCSCAASAEPVAPVQVAAAVATATGTVESQARPVEKPADAIDPSPEAATFSQPPPQSQETATESVESRSSATTQTAVTENGDRQTKLQLNDNNVQQDEKHRQQQQQLLLAPLLMPSAQMSAVWPSQPSSLQQPMAVDSISVIPSLSSLVGRERTVVEIVPVPSASEQHLVDSHLRQPQPEYKYIGSLQPESELLQPERELRQPEQELRQPKPNEQQPPSELGSEQLQQPSLIQQVQQQAPDQQLQLSYLYNNNVIGNKNNDEDDQLQQQYSYHYYYQQNLAQQQQHQQQQQQQQQQQQQQQQQQQQQQQQQQQQHLQLQQQQLNSNVPVVYSPLPVQYGGGQFYYHNNFAGKYPPQQQLPNYYYRARDGGRPTSRRNSRTQSPSAYDVINNNGGGNFYAHHQPQHQQQKQPSPDYAGESDNVIGIKYDQDPTVGAAGKQHQPVPPFRPSHPVWASQYPVPWTYYVKSSMVQPGGRPAPFYAQHNNNYYGGGRKSRYVLQQSSGAVSNRVGGGGYSPAKPPRTKVVYIEYGGFKPKMVPSVQITAAEDYDGNRRQLTVVDGGEDGAQDVGHRDSPAAAATTAADATTAVSGAATATSTTTTVAATVANITTTTTTAATVPSATTAASTSPRQLQQSQQQQQQTPAAGVVVVVV